A region of uncultured Carboxylicivirga sp. DNA encodes the following proteins:
- a CDS encoding AsmA family protein: MKLFLKTLKYLGIIIVCFILLLILIAEFAEKPISKLAINQLNKTLGTELSVENIEFSLLKDFPNAQLQLQNVQLKSDSLGLDDILVLKDLYIEVEMTPLLHDQINIVEIRLENGVANYHVYNNQKTNIDFLIPESEENETDTTSAALNIAAPLIKTTAVQLIYIDEAENITATIMLDALSSVFMKEVSGLSANVEGSVTLNKLNYPDTKAHLMNNMQLDLKALFLNDTLHLENASLISEGVKINTSGWINTTGNFPAELKIFETHFDLKELSKYIPDSLITDYKLQIDGGILNTAASINGDLLDTINLPQINALIKLEDTRLSALDYPSIKDLSTEISFTNGNQRSMASSELEIKKLQVKTNQSSVNLTAKVINFDQPVYSFQTQANILLDEFNHLVPQDLKTNIGGRVKADLTNSGSLPDSVTMSYINESLNRSTLKLTFTNLFVEMDSVINLQNMNGSASYHNQAFQFENISCQLPDYKMDIAPSSVRGKYTGSIDNIDHLAVDLESFDLKANKSSLSGNAYFKNGQKPYYQTKAKVEINLQDWSSFIPDTLLSDYNGQLLASIESAGSINMDSIADEAMRILFTESELLVTSKNLTIRTPDNLYNLEAMNGTVLMKNDSISMEDISGSFNQISFTADSTYVVDLHKSVLQNQKKKVKVRGFVHLGNIDYAELEKLMPVTDSTEVAQVDTIPAEPGNYSFDVRGKFYVDQLKYENAILENISGLYKLTDHEYIVDQLKFDAFKGHANTSVKVQMYDNIQKIYFKNSTKNLDVNQLLVDFDNFKEYGNEDYINHEQLSGFLSTNNLNGYILFKDSLITDSIFVTADLTLENGKLFNYPIAVEMGDDYGIDGLEKIKFKTIDTKLFVYAGAVYAPQTNIKTNTFDVTLFGMQKFNFDCQYHLRFYLKEILRKGKTDRIEKKQSKESKQKDDGGTKGLTSLFAIYKVENGKTVKSFLEGKDSDDRKKMSRLINLKEVILEAVFLPQFVTYKTDLEQKKNE, translated from the coding sequence ATGAAACTCTTTCTTAAAACATTAAAGTACCTGGGAATTATTATAGTTTGCTTTATCCTTTTGCTTATTTTAATTGCTGAGTTTGCTGAAAAACCAATATCAAAACTCGCAATAAATCAACTTAATAAAACCCTGGGTACTGAATTGTCTGTTGAAAATATTGAATTCTCGCTTTTAAAGGATTTTCCTAATGCCCAATTGCAATTGCAAAACGTGCAACTAAAAAGTGATTCGCTTGGTTTGGATGATATTTTGGTTTTAAAAGACTTATATATCGAAGTTGAGATGACTCCTTTGCTTCATGACCAGATCAATATTGTAGAAATACGATTAGAAAACGGAGTAGCCAATTACCACGTTTACAATAATCAGAAGACAAATATTGATTTTTTAATTCCTGAATCAGAAGAAAATGAAACCGACACTACTTCTGCAGCTTTAAATATTGCCGCTCCACTAATTAAAACAACAGCTGTACAATTAATTTATATCGACGAAGCAGAAAATATTACGGCAACCATCATGCTGGATGCCTTATCGTCTGTTTTCATGAAAGAAGTAAGTGGTTTATCAGCCAATGTTGAAGGATCTGTTACTCTCAACAAGTTAAATTATCCGGATACGAAAGCCCATCTGATGAATAATATGCAGCTTGACTTAAAAGCGCTATTTCTAAACGATACCCTTCATCTCGAAAACGCATCACTAATTAGTGAAGGTGTAAAAATTAATACATCAGGGTGGATTAATACAACCGGTAATTTTCCTGCTGAACTAAAAATATTTGAAACCCATTTCGATCTGAAGGAACTGTCTAAGTATATACCTGATTCATTAATTACTGACTACAAACTACAGATCGATGGTGGTATTTTAAATACCGCTGCATCTATAAACGGGGATTTATTGGACACCATAAACCTACCTCAAATAAATGCTTTGATCAAACTGGAGGACACCCGGCTTTCAGCTTTAGATTACCCTTCCATTAAAGATCTTTCTACCGAAATAAGCTTTACCAACGGAAATCAACGCTCTATGGCATCTTCGGAGCTTGAGATAAAGAAATTACAAGTTAAAACAAACCAAAGCAGTGTTAATTTAACTGCTAAAGTTATCAATTTCGATCAACCTGTTTATTCATTTCAAACACAAGCCAATATTTTACTTGATGAGTTTAATCATCTGGTTCCTCAGGATCTGAAAACAAACATAGGAGGCAGAGTAAAAGCTGATCTGACCAATAGTGGCTCATTACCCGATTCAGTTACCATGAGTTACATTAATGAGTCACTTAACCGAAGTACCTTAAAACTTACTTTTACCAACCTTTTTGTTGAGATGGATTCAGTTATCAACCTGCAAAACATGAACGGTTCTGCCAGTTATCATAACCAGGCTTTTCAATTCGAAAATATCAGCTGTCAGTTGCCCGATTATAAAATGGATATTGCACCATCCAGTGTAAGAGGAAAATATACCGGAAGCATCGATAATATTGATCATCTGGCCGTTGACCTTGAATCATTCGACTTAAAAGCAAACAAAAGCAGCCTATCGGGTAATGCCTATTTTAAAAACGGGCAAAAACCATATTATCAAACAAAAGCCAAAGTTGAAATTAACCTCCAGGACTGGAGTTCATTTATACCCGACACCCTTCTTTCTGATTACAACGGGCAATTATTAGCCAGTATTGAATCGGCGGGTAGTATTAATATGGATTCGATAGCTGATGAGGCAATGCGAATACTTTTCACAGAAAGTGAATTATTGGTTACCAGCAAAAATCTTACAATACGTACCCCCGATAATTTATATAATCTGGAAGCTATGAATGGAACTGTATTGATGAAAAACGATTCCATTTCTATGGAAGATATTTCAGGAAGTTTCAATCAGATTTCTTTTACTGCCGACTCAACCTACGTCGTAGATTTGCATAAAAGTGTATTGCAAAATCAGAAAAAGAAAGTTAAAGTTCGTGGATTTGTTCATCTGGGTAATATTGATTATGCTGAACTCGAAAAGTTAATGCCTGTTACAGATTCAACAGAAGTAGCTCAGGTGGATACTATCCCTGCCGAACCAGGCAATTATTCATTTGATGTACGAGGAAAATTCTACGTGGATCAATTGAAATACGAAAACGCTATCCTTGAAAATATAAGCGGGCTTTATAAATTAACTGATCACGAATATATAGTTGACCAGTTAAAATTTGATGCATTTAAAGGGCATGCAAATACTTCAGTCAAAGTACAGATGTACGATAATATTCAAAAAATCTATTTCAAAAACAGCACTAAAAACCTGGATGTCAATCAACTATTAGTTGACTTTGATAACTTTAAGGAATATGGAAATGAGGATTATATTAATCATGAACAACTTAGTGGCTTTTTGAGTACAAATAATCTAAATGGTTATATTCTCTTTAAAGATTCTCTTATTACAGATTCAATATTTGTTACTGCTGATTTAACTCTTGAAAACGGTAAACTATTTAATTATCCAATTGCTGTAGAAATGGGAGATGATTATGGCATAGATGGATTAGAAAAAATAAAATTCAAAACCATTGATACAAAATTGTTTGTTTATGCTGGAGCAGTCTATGCCCCGCAAACTAATATTAAAACCAATACTTTTGATGTTACCTTATTTGGAATGCAGAAATTTAATTTTGATTGTCAATACCATCTCCGCTTTTATTTAAAAGAAATTTTAAGAAAAGGGAAAACAGACCGCATTGAAAAAAAGCAATCGAAAGAAAGTAAACAAAAAGATGATGGTGGAACCAAAGGTTTAACGTCTCTTTTTGCTATTTATAAAGTTGAGAATGGAAAAACTGTGAAGAGTTTCTTAGAAGGTAAAGATTCTGATGATCGAAAAAAAATGTCAAGATTAATTAATTTAAAAGAAGTTATCCTAGAAGCTGTCTTCCTGCCTCAATTTGTAACTTATAAAACAGATCTTGAGCAGAAAAAGAATGAATAA
- a CDS encoding Smr/MutS family protein, translated as MSNLGKEVVDEMQFSTNFDETRLNQLQTFEFRKICLEEDNFPLSYFIDVREPLLRIRTEGRFMEESELLDLLRSLTTINDIVRFFNKKDEEEYPELKALVANVAVFPFLQDKIDFLLNKFGKLKDNASPELARIRKDILSKQNSISRKLSAILRKAKQDGLVEADANIAIRDGRSVIPISSANKRKLGGIVQDESATGKTSFIEPTEIVEINNEVRELEYAERREIVKILIDVADQIRPYIDDLLDSYRFMGTIDFIRAKARFALNIDATLPDFHNDQSFNWRESKHPLLHLQFKEAKKEVIPLDIELKDPNQRLLLISGPNAGGKSVCLQTVGLLQYMFQCGCLVPMHEGSKMGFFQDIFIDIGDEQSIENDLSTYSSHLFNMKHFLRYSKKETLILIDEFGTGTEPMLGGAIAESVLEQLNQQGVYGVITTHYTNLKHMASQTEGIENGAMLFDTGRIMPLYKLQIAQPGSSFAFEIARKIGLPENILNSAKDKIGQEHVDYDKNLREIVRDKRYWEQKRNTIRINEKRLAEVLERYQLELQNIKKERKDVMEKARLEADQLLSSANKEIEKTIRTIKESQAEKEKTKLARQKLDVFKEKATEEKVTDAKIDKKIQQIKDREERKANRKKEKENNVGVTPEKPRKVIVETIEKGDTVKLEGQSLPGEVLSISGKEATVAFGNIQTKVKVTRLKKVSGTKKTGTTPSNHVISNVSGKVRERKLTFKPDIDLRGFRGDEAIQMVINHIDEAVMCEVNEVKILHGKGNGILRTLIREQLATIPFVRKFRDAHIQEGGSGITIVELE; from the coding sequence ATGAGCAACCTTGGTAAAGAGGTTGTGGATGAAATGCAATTCAGTACAAACTTTGATGAAACTCGTCTGAATCAACTTCAAACATTTGAGTTCAGAAAAATTTGCCTGGAAGAGGATAATTTTCCGTTAAGTTATTTTATTGATGTTCGTGAGCCTCTACTTCGAATTCGTACCGAAGGAAGATTCATGGAAGAATCAGAACTGCTTGATTTACTTCGCTCGTTAACAACCATAAATGATATAGTAAGATTTTTCAACAAAAAAGACGAAGAAGAGTACCCTGAATTAAAAGCATTGGTTGCCAATGTGGCAGTTTTCCCATTTTTACAGGATAAGATTGATTTTTTATTAAATAAATTCGGGAAGTTGAAAGACAATGCTTCGCCCGAATTAGCCAGAATTCGAAAGGACATTCTTTCTAAACAAAACAGCATATCGCGGAAGCTTAGTGCAATTCTTCGCAAAGCCAAGCAGGATGGACTGGTTGAAGCCGATGCAAATATTGCGATACGCGACGGACGATCAGTGATTCCGATTTCATCTGCTAACAAGCGTAAACTGGGTGGTATTGTTCAAGATGAATCTGCTACAGGTAAAACATCCTTTATAGAACCAACAGAAATTGTTGAGATCAATAATGAAGTACGTGAACTGGAGTATGCAGAACGTCGTGAAATCGTTAAGATTTTAATTGATGTGGCAGATCAAATCAGACCATACATTGATGATTTGCTGGATTCATACCGATTTATGGGTACCATCGATTTTATCAGAGCCAAAGCGCGCTTTGCCTTAAACATTGATGCCACCTTACCCGATTTCCATAACGATCAAAGTTTTAATTGGAGAGAAAGTAAACACCCCTTGCTGCATCTTCAATTTAAAGAAGCTAAAAAAGAAGTTATTCCGCTCGACATTGAATTAAAAGATCCGAATCAACGATTATTATTGATTTCAGGACCTAATGCCGGCGGTAAATCAGTTTGTCTGCAAACAGTAGGTTTGCTGCAATATATGTTTCAATGCGGATGTTTGGTTCCCATGCACGAAGGATCTAAGATGGGATTTTTTCAGGATATCTTTATCGACATTGGCGACGAGCAATCTATTGAAAACGACCTGAGCACCTACAGTTCTCACCTCTTCAATATGAAGCATTTTTTACGTTACAGTAAAAAAGAAACGCTTATTCTGATTGATGAGTTTGGTACAGGAACAGAGCCAATGCTGGGTGGAGCAATTGCAGAGAGCGTACTTGAACAACTGAATCAACAAGGTGTTTATGGAGTGATAACTACACACTATACAAACCTCAAGCATATGGCATCGCAAACCGAAGGAATTGAAAACGGAGCAATGCTTTTTGATACCGGTAGAATAATGCCTTTATATAAATTGCAAATTGCTCAACCAGGTTCTTCATTCGCTTTTGAAATTGCACGAAAAATTGGTTTGCCAGAAAATATCCTTAACAGTGCCAAAGATAAAATTGGTCAGGAGCATGTCGATTACGACAAGAATCTGCGTGAAATAGTAAGAGACAAAAGATATTGGGAGCAAAAAAGAAATACCATCCGCATCAACGAAAAACGATTGGCTGAGGTATTGGAAAGATACCAGCTCGAACTTCAGAACATCAAAAAAGAACGAAAAGATGTGATGGAAAAAGCCCGACTGGAAGCTGACCAACTTCTTTCAAGTGCCAATAAGGAGATTGAAAAGACTATCCGCACCATAAAGGAGTCTCAGGCAGAAAAAGAAAAAACCAAACTGGCTCGTCAGAAACTGGACGTTTTCAAGGAAAAAGCCACTGAAGAAAAAGTAACAGATGCTAAGATTGACAAGAAAATTCAGCAGATAAAAGACCGGGAAGAAAGAAAAGCCAATCGAAAAAAAGAGAAAGAAAACAACGTAGGTGTTACACCTGAGAAACCCAGGAAAGTTATCGTAGAAACGATCGAAAAAGGAGACACTGTTAAGCTGGAGGGTCAATCTCTGCCAGGCGAGGTTTTATCTATCAGTGGCAAGGAAGCTACTGTTGCCTTTGGTAATATTCAAACCAAGGTAAAAGTAACCCGACTAAAAAAAGTATCAGGTACAAAAAAGACCGGTACTACTCCTTCAAACCATGTAATATCCAATGTTTCAGGAAAAGTCAGAGAGCGTAAATTAACCTTCAAACCAGATATAGATCTGCGCGGATTCAGAGGAGATGAAGCTATTCAAATGGTAATCAACCATATTGACGAAGCAGTAATGTGTGAAGTAAACGAGGTTAAAATACTTCATGGGAAAGGCAACGGAATACTTCGCACTCTCATTCGTGAACAATTGGCTACAATCCCATTTGTACGCAAGTTTCGTGATGCTCATATACAAGAAGGAGGATCTGGAATAACCATTGTTGAGTTAGAATAA